The proteins below come from a single Methanobacterium petrolearium genomic window:
- a CDS encoding adenylyl-sulfate kinase: MKLMICGKGGSGKSTIAALLARTSVKTGNSVLVVDTDESNFGLHRQLGLELPPDFINYFGGKTVVLEKIMAAAPDYESVSFFDKEWQIADIPSEYYSEKNGIKLIAIGKIHDVGEGCACTMGVLAKEFIGKLKLNSNELVLVDTEAGIEHFGRAVEQDVDAILMVVDPSYESMKLSEKVLELSKSIEKPVYYILNKVDKTNEQFMRESISNPDMIIATIPTNASLSVAGLKGDEITADGPEIENMNNLLMEISEN, from the coding sequence ATGAAACTGATGATATGTGGAAAAGGAGGAAGTGGTAAAAGCACCATTGCAGCTTTACTTGCAAGAACTTCTGTTAAAACTGGAAATTCTGTATTGGTAGTTGATACCGATGAATCCAATTTTGGCCTGCACCGGCAACTGGGATTGGAACTTCCTCCAGATTTTATAAATTATTTTGGAGGAAAAACTGTTGTACTTGAGAAAATCATGGCAGCAGCACCAGATTACGAGTCTGTATCCTTTTTTGATAAGGAGTGGCAGATTGCAGACATCCCCTCTGAATATTATTCTGAGAAAAATGGAATCAAACTCATTGCCATTGGAAAAATTCATGATGTGGGTGAAGGATGCGCATGTACCATGGGTGTCTTGGCCAAAGAATTCATTGGTAAATTAAAGTTAAACTCCAATGAATTGGTTTTGGTTGATACAGAAGCTGGTATCGAGCATTTTGGAAGAGCTGTTGAACAAGATGTGGATGCTATTCTCATGGTGGTAGATCCCTCATATGAATCCATGAAACTCAGTGAAAAAGTATTAGAATTAAGTAAAAGCATAGAAAAGCCAGTATATTATATTTTAAACAAAGTTGATAAGACTAATGAACAATTCATGCGAGAATCCATCAGTAATCCGGATATGATCATTGCAACTATCCCTACCAATGCATCTCTTTCTGTGGCAGGTCTCAAAGGGGATGAAATAACAGCGGACGGTCCAGAAATAGAAAATATGAACAATTTACTAATGGAAATCTCAGAAAATTAA
- a CDS encoding cation diffusion facilitator family transporter produces the protein MLKINERTKTELKMGETAAKYSCVVNLLLAIIKGVVGYSSGSIALIADSIHSFSDIAASFAVYIGLKLSRREPDKNFPYGYYRMETLASLIVSAMIIIVGYEIVLESYDAFLNPTIIDMPLISLFVAVISVVVSFALAKYKEKIGKKIGSQALINDGKHSFIDIFSSIIVFIGIFCSYLGFLRVQGISGMLIAFLIIYLGLKLAKDDVLVLLDASMDPEKITKIRDLAEGIEGVKGVHDVKIRRSGPFILAELHLEIQRGFPVKKANEISIKVETAIKNEIKNLDSLTVQIEPFKKETLKIAVPIENKKGMKSQISKHFDQAPYLLISNVSGDGKIDFTIIDNPWVKHKDKGKMLTSKFLRREKVDILVRPEVVEDHMHILSSGLLDIIPPKGVNLDEVIKNAAKRG, from the coding sequence GTGTTAAAAATTAATGAAAGAACTAAAACTGAATTGAAGATGGGGGAAACAGCAGCTAAATATTCCTGTGTGGTAAACCTCCTCCTGGCAATAATTAAGGGAGTGGTTGGATATTCATCGGGAAGTATAGCTTTAATAGCAGATTCCATCCATTCATTTTCTGACATAGCTGCATCCTTTGCTGTTTACATCGGACTAAAACTTTCCAGACGCGAACCTGATAAGAACTTCCCTTATGGATATTACAGGATGGAAACCCTGGCATCTTTAATAGTATCAGCTATGATTATCATAGTTGGTTATGAAATAGTCTTAGAGTCTTATGATGCTTTTTTAAATCCGACTATAATCGACATGCCCTTAATCAGTCTTTTTGTTGCGGTTATTTCAGTAGTAGTTTCTTTTGCACTGGCAAAATATAAAGAAAAGATAGGGAAAAAAATCGGATCACAGGCACTCATAAATGATGGAAAACACAGTTTCATTGATATATTTTCATCCATAATAGTCTTCATAGGCATATTCTGCTCATATTTGGGATTTTTAAGAGTACAAGGTATTTCAGGAATGTTAATTGCTTTTTTAATCATATATTTAGGACTAAAGTTGGCAAAAGATGATGTTCTGGTTCTTTTAGATGCCAGTATGGATCCTGAGAAGATCACAAAAATCAGAGATCTTGCTGAAGGTATTGAAGGTGTTAAAGGGGTGCATGATGTTAAAATTAGAAGGTCTGGCCCTTTTATATTAGCAGAGTTACATCTTGAAATCCAAAGGGGGTTTCCAGTTAAAAAAGCCAATGAAATTTCTATCAAGGTGGAAACTGCTATTAAGAATGAAATCAAAAATTTGGACAGTTTAACTGTGCAGATAGAGCCTTTTAAGAAGGAAACATTAAAAATTGCAGTTCCAATAGAAAATAAAAAGGGAATGAAATCTCAAATTTCCAAACATTTCGATCAAGCACCATACCTTCTCATTTCCAATGTGTCCGGTGATGGAAAAATTGATTTCACAATTATAGATAACCCCTGGGTTAAACACAAGGATAAAGGAAAAATGCTAACTTCCAAGTTTTTAAGAAGGGAAAAGGTGGATATTTTGGTAAGACCTGAAGTGGTGGAAGATCATATGCATATCCTGTCCAGCGGATTACTAGATATTATACCACCTAAGGGTGTAAATCTGGATGAAGTGATAAAAAACGCAGCTAAAAGAGGATAA
- a CDS encoding GNAT family N-acetyltransferase, with protein sequence MSYFKIKKLQKEHISPYNVKKFLFKMIQDEFGFGFIPEYHQDIKKMEDYYLDPERNNFFLAIDHDTEKIIGTIGIRAYDRDYPIFKDLYNPQTTASLWRVFVDKPWRRNGVASALVHMAEDFCRKKGYDKIYLHTQKTVHGSLDFWISNNYQIVNDTGNHLKTVHMEKNLRNITSISDNHGLLIFQG encoded by the coding sequence ATGAGCTATTTTAAAATAAAAAAGCTTCAAAAAGAACATATTTCCCCATACAATGTTAAAAAATTCCTTTTTAAGATGATCCAGGATGAGTTTGGTTTTGGATTCATCCCAGAATACCATCAAGACATCAAAAAAATGGAAGATTATTATCTTGATCCTGAAAGAAACAACTTCTTCCTGGCAATTGACCATGATACTGAAAAAATCATTGGTACCATTGGAATTAGAGCTTATGATAGGGATTATCCTATTTTTAAAGATTTATACAATCCTCAAACAACAGCCAGTTTATGGAGGGTTTTTGTTGACAAACCATGGCGTAGGAATGGGGTAGCTTCCGCTTTAGTCCACATGGCAGAGGATTTCTGCAGAAAAAAAGGTTATGATAAAATATACCTCCATACCCAGAAGACAGTGCATGGTTCTCTTGATTTCTGGATCTCCAACAATTACCAGATAGTAAATGACACCGGGAACCATCTAAAAACTGTTCATATGGAAAAAAATCTACGCAATATAACTTCCATCAGTGATAACCATGGTCTACTCATTTTCCAAGGATAA
- a CDS encoding UbiA family prenyltransferase has translation MGFWHKLRELLILPRPQLFAIPAAAGVCGFMITSASNDFSGVLFTTLITIFGWSGGQVFNDYFDAEFDSIHHPEWPIPSGIISKKLAFIYGALFYIISLSIAFYVNIYCFGATILAMIFATLYSNDLKRKGIYGNLFFGFSVASCVLIGAAVNENFSYLVLAVMAISTLIHTSDNIIGTFADWEADAKMGFNTLPIQLNPKLSTIIVFGLISSASIIIMFLWKLGLPVSYLPLAVIAIISLIGSSTIVLRNPEKFCSLSGFWIVYSFFMGEILVYMSLITF, from the coding sequence ATGGGGTTTTGGCATAAGTTGAGAGAGTTGTTAATTTTACCCCGTCCCCAATTATTTGCCATTCCTGCTGCAGCGGGAGTATGTGGTTTTATGATTACTTCGGCAAGTAATGATTTTTCTGGAGTTCTATTTACAACTTTGATTACAATTTTTGGATGGTCAGGAGGGCAAGTATTTAACGATTATTTTGATGCAGAATTTGACAGCATACATCATCCAGAGTGGCCTATTCCATCTGGAATTATATCTAAAAAGCTAGCTTTCATATATGGGGCTTTATTTTATATAATTAGTCTTTCAATAGCTTTTTATGTGAATATTTATTGTTTTGGGGCAACCATCCTAGCGATGATTTTTGCTACATTATATTCTAATGACTTGAAGCGAAAAGGAATTTATGGAAATCTTTTTTTTGGTTTCTCAGTAGCATCATGTGTTCTTATAGGGGCCGCTGTAAATGAAAATTTCTCTTACCTTGTTTTAGCAGTTATGGCAATATCTACGCTTATACACACCAGTGATAATATTATAGGAACATTTGCAGATTGGGAAGCTGATGCAAAAATGGGTTTTAATACTCTGCCTATTCAACTAAACCCTAAATTATCTACAATCATAGTCTTTGGCTTGATTTCATCTGCAAGCATAATAATTATGTTTCTCTGGAAATTGGGTTTGCCAGTCTCTTACCTTCCCTTAGCAGTTATTGCCATTATATCTTTAATAGGATCATCTACAATTGTTTTAAGGAATCCCGAGAAATTTTGTAGCTTAAGTGGCTTTTGGATAGTTTATTCATTCTTTATGGGGGAAATTTTGGTTTATATGTCTTTAATTACATTTTAG
- a CDS encoding nicotianamine synthase family protein, producing MSCYMYWDRIKSIADSFKSFDEDDPDEVPLEKIIPLLDSVEEIAHDNVIDFDSAKHILDDKTMNEALKVIRKFYVYLGARLETENAQEILNSSDPWVTLESFHFYHRYIGLIENESKLVKFSPEQKLVFVGGGPLPLTLILLNKLYQVPCVSIEIKPEVAELSRQVLKKLGMDSQIEVRVGDETTLNDIDYSVVMVAALAEPKERVFANVWETVDTRTPVLYRTYTGMRAILYSPVTEKATRGFHKEVMILPTGKVNNTSVLIRKVV from the coding sequence ATGAGTTGTTATATGTACTGGGATAGAATAAAATCCATTGCCGATTCTTTCAAAAGTTTTGATGAAGACGATCCAGATGAAGTACCCTTAGAGAAGATTATACCTCTCTTAGATTCAGTGGAAGAAATAGCCCATGATAATGTGATTGATTTTGATTCAGCCAAACACATTTTAGATGATAAAACCATGAATGAGGCTCTTAAAGTTATTAGAAAGTTTTATGTCTATTTAGGGGCCCGTCTGGAGACAGAAAATGCTCAAGAAATATTAAACTCCTCTGATCCCTGGGTTACTCTGGAATCATTCCATTTCTACCATCGTTACATTGGTCTCATAGAAAATGAGAGTAAACTGGTTAAATTTTCCCCTGAACAAAAGTTGGTGTTTGTTGGAGGAGGACCCCTTCCTTTGACTTTAATTCTACTTAACAAGCTTTATCAGGTTCCTTGTGTCAGTATAGAGATAAAACCTGAGGTGGCTGAATTGTCTCGCCAGGTATTAAAGAAGCTGGGAATGGATTCCCAGATTGAAGTTAGGGTAGGGGATGAAACAACCCTGAATGATATAGATTATTCAGTGGTGATGGTAGCGGCTCTGGCAGAACCCAAAGAGAGGGTGTTTGCCAATGTTTGGGAAACAGTGGATACTCGCACCCCAGTCCTTTACAGAACCTATACTGGTATGAGGGCTATTTTATATTCTCCAGTCACTGAAAAGGCCACCCGTGGCTTTCACAAAGAGGTGATGATCCTCCCCACAGGTAAGGTTAACAACACCTCAGTCTTAATTCGAAAAGTTGTTTAA
- a CDS encoding radical SAM/SPASM domain-containing protein — protein MSYTPFLLVLHITGNCNLNCVYCYADSYENENMKLEDAKDVLNQAKNLGSKHVIFTGGESFIYPNFQEIMKYAHELAFDIHITSNGSLINKKWADKLKSMDVKVTISLDGSSSGINDPLRGDGTFDMALNAIETLVDYDIYTSMRMTLVKDNVSDVSNYLEFAIDNGVNRCIIERMTLMENMPESKILEPSIEDVVAVFRVMSEYQNIDGLLVGSNDPLWLVFREKEITEHLNKNYLCGGCTAGVAAISVNPDLTVTPCPRLPINAGNLKKDSMEDIWNESEVFNNLRNRDLFEGCVSCRFKYVCGGCRGSAYAHGSYLGKDPHCWRLIDELRNDGHRIM, from the coding sequence ATGTCATATACTCCATTTCTTTTAGTACTTCATATCACTGGTAACTGTAATTTGAATTGTGTATATTGTTATGCTGATTCGTATGAAAATGAAAATATGAAGTTGGAAGATGCTAAAGATGTTTTAAATCAGGCGAAAAATTTAGGCTCAAAACATGTGATTTTTACTGGAGGAGAATCTTTTATTTATCCGAATTTTCAGGAGATAATGAAATATGCTCATGAATTGGCCTTTGATATTCATATAACCTCAAATGGCTCTTTGATTAACAAAAAATGGGCTGATAAACTGAAATCCATGGATGTAAAAGTCACTATAAGTCTTGATGGTTCTTCTTCTGGAATAAATGATCCCTTAAGAGGAGATGGAACGTTTGATATGGCTTTGAACGCGATTGAAACTCTTGTAGATTATGATATTTATACTTCTATGCGGATGACTCTAGTGAAAGATAATGTAAGTGATGTATCTAATTATTTGGAATTTGCTATAGATAATGGTGTTAATCGTTGTATTATTGAACGGATGACCTTAATGGAGAATATGCCAGAATCAAAAATATTAGAACCTTCAATTGAAGATGTTGTTGCGGTTTTTAGAGTAATGTCTGAGTATCAAAACATTGATGGTTTATTAGTTGGGTCAAATGATCCTTTATGGCTTGTTTTCAGAGAGAAAGAGATCACCGAACATTTAAATAAAAATTATTTGTGTGGGGGGTGTACTGCGGGTGTGGCTGCTATTTCTGTTAATCCCGATCTAACTGTAACTCCTTGTCCCCGTTTACCTATTAATGCAGGAAATCTAAAGAAAGATTCTATGGAAGATATATGGAATGAATCCGAAGTTTTCAATAATCTGCGCAATAGGGATCTTTTTGAAGGATGTGTATCCTGTCGTTTCAAATATGTTTGTGGAGGATGTAGAGGATCTGCCTATGCACATGGATCTTATTTGGGTAAAGACCCACACTGTTGGAGGTTAATAGATGAATTGCGTAATGATGGCCACCGAATCATGTAA
- a CDS encoding radical SAM/SPASM domain-containing protein, with protein sequence MNCVMMATESCNISCKYCYMDANGKNHDIEPIGPLLDIIEHLECIKIDKLIIGGGEPFLRGDIFKILKKSVERMPTSILTNGTLINQKLVEKLKQIGIQGLGISLDSPYPEVHNQYRDGSFDLANEALKLCVKEEIDVDMGVCVTKKNFKDSIKLIEMAENMGLKSITFEGLNPVGRAKELHSLELTAYETDFILNTINGYLKDEKPDVDVIIFYPQWVRWKSSASGCEACKDLFSLLPNGDMLACSNLPVILGNILEDDFNDIWNSKLADYIRNKRFGGCNVCEFKEKCGGCRSRAYGTGNIFGSDPSCTLAYKNR encoded by the coding sequence ATGAATTGCGTAATGATGGCCACCGAATCATGTAATATAAGTTGTAAATACTGTTATATGGATGCAAATGGAAAAAATCATGATATAGAACCAATTGGTCCACTTTTAGACATAATAGAACATTTAGAATGCATAAAAATTGATAAATTAATAATAGGGGGTGGAGAACCTTTTTTAAGAGGAGATATATTCAAAATACTGAAAAAGAGTGTAGAAAGGATGCCAACATCTATACTAACTAATGGAACTTTAATAAATCAAAAATTAGTGGAAAAACTAAAACAAATTGGGATTCAAGGTTTAGGCATTAGCTTAGATTCACCATACCCTGAAGTTCACAATCAGTATAGGGATGGTTCATTTGACCTCGCAAATGAAGCCTTGAAACTTTGTGTTAAAGAAGAAATAGATGTTGATATGGGCGTATGTGTAACCAAAAAAAATTTTAAAGACTCTATAAAGCTTATTGAAATGGCGGAAAACATGGGTTTAAAATCTATTACATTTGAAGGACTTAATCCTGTTGGAAGGGCTAAAGAATTACATTCATTGGAATTAACGGCATATGAAACAGATTTTATTTTAAACACTATTAATGGTTATCTGAAGGATGAAAAACCGGATGTTGATGTTATAATTTTTTATCCTCAGTGGGTCCGATGGAAATCGAGTGCATCTGGTTGTGAAGCTTGTAAAGATCTTTTTAGTCTTTTACCAAATGGTGATATGTTAGCCTGTAGTAATTTACCAGTTATTTTGGGTAACATTCTAGAAGACGACTTTAATGATATATGGAATAGTAAATTGGCGGACTATATTCGGAATAAAAGGTTTGGTGGATGTAATGTTTGTGAATTTAAGGAGAAATGTGGGGGATGCCGAAGTCGAGCATATGGGACAGGAAATATTTTTGGAAGTGATCCTTCCTGTACATTAGCATATAAAAATAGGTGA
- a CDS encoding metal-dependent transcriptional regulator, which produces MGDFQKLSKNMEDYIEVMYNLQTDKGVIRGIDIAEELNVKHPSVVEAVNKLSKKNLAYHEKYGKIKLSEKGIKIAKDIIYKHVTLKNFLNILDVDNVTAEKEACAMEHVLSNSTVNKLEKFTKFVGMHRDNGHFTKSFNYYQKHNKLPDKIKCKHSYSN; this is translated from the coding sequence ATGGGTGATTTTCAGAAGCTTAGTAAGAATATGGAAGATTACATTGAGGTCATGTACAATCTGCAAACAGATAAAGGAGTTATTAGGGGAATTGATATTGCTGAAGAACTTAATGTTAAACATCCCAGTGTTGTTGAGGCCGTAAACAAGCTTTCAAAAAAGAACCTGGCTTATCATGAAAAATATGGGAAAATAAAGTTAAGTGAAAAGGGAATAAAGATTGCAAAAGACATCATATACAAGCATGTTACATTAAAAAACTTTTTAAACATTTTAGATGTGGATAATGTGACTGCTGAGAAAGAAGCATGTGCAATGGAACATGTTTTAAGTAATTCTACAGTAAATAAACTTGAAAAGTTCACAAAGTTCGTTGGAATGCATAGAGATAATGGTCACTTTACAAAATCCTTCAATTATTACCAAAAGCATAATAAACTACCTGATAAAATCAAATGTAAACATTCATACTCAAATTGA
- a CDS encoding class I SAM-dependent methyltransferase, giving the protein MSKRDHLSRNEFHQSEKEGVHKLRGPSSFWIQDPELVFGELNLQEGDHFLDIGCGTGDYSLYASKIIGNSGQVCALDIQDKLITNLKEKAHQEGLKNIVALISDIAHPLPVEDKSVDVCFISTVLHSVDLAKYGPMLFREVRRVLKPDGRLVIIECKKEDLSRGPPLNMRISPEELENLVEKHGFWKINQVDLGFNYLIQFGVKN; this is encoded by the coding sequence ATGAGTAAAAGGGATCATTTAAGCAGAAATGAGTTTCACCAGTCTGAAAAGGAGGGTGTACATAAACTTCGCGGACCGAGCAGTTTCTGGATACAGGATCCAGAACTGGTTTTTGGTGAGCTGAACCTTCAAGAAGGAGATCATTTTCTAGACATAGGTTGCGGTACCGGAGATTACTCTCTGTACGCTTCTAAAATCATTGGAAATTCAGGACAAGTATGTGCCCTGGATATACAGGATAAACTGATCACTAATTTAAAAGAAAAAGCCCATCAAGAAGGATTAAAAAATATTGTGGCCTTAATCTCCGACATTGCTCATCCTTTACCAGTTGAAGATAAGAGTGTTGATGTCTGTTTTATTTCCACAGTTCTCCATTCAGTTGATCTTGCAAAATATGGGCCAATGTTATTTCGTGAAGTTCGGCGCGTTTTAAAACCGGATGGGAGGCTGGTGATCATTGAATGCAAAAAAGAGGACCTTTCCCGAGGCCCGCCACTAAATATGCGCATATCACCCGAAGAACTTGAAAATCTAGTAGAAAAACACGGTTTTTGGAAGATAAATCAGGTTGACCTGGGATTCAACTACCTGATCCAGTTTGGTGTTAAAAATTAA
- a CDS encoding ABC transporter ATP-binding protein: MFKNLIQLAGKRKTKLIASCLILMLSSILSIIPFLLIYWLLLEFFSSTLNQEHMWQIVLILPFIYVITSILLIYAYDLSHRAAYEILFDVRIELGERMVQLPLGYFNDRNTGELETIMNENVERLEFFLAHHLPEIVSTVFITIFLGVLLFILDWRMALASISPVLVAVGVIGISSRKWPDMVESFLTAQSQVNSTIVEYTQGIKLIKAFNQTARSFHKYQENMVKWRDKMISWSTDTAISFTIFYALITSTLVVIVPVGLWLYQENAISLEMFLLFLFIGPLFGAFFTRIYQFLRYWLEETECMNRVNELRYAPVISEGEKDNIPSNFDINFKDVSFSYQADEETVLDKISFQVQKGTTCALVGPSGSGKTTIARLIPRFWDVNEGEIKIGEWNVKDLPSEKLLSYISLVFQEVFLFNDTILENIKMGNPNATKDELKAAATAARCDEFVDQLPEGYNTVIGEKGARLSGGEKQRISIARAILKDAPIIILDEATAFVDPENENIIQEAINHLTRSKTVLVIAHRLSTITHVDQTIVIENGKITEQGTHEELMKKEGLYKRMWKAHNTALGWGIRRMEHV, encoded by the coding sequence ATGTTTAAGAATCTAATCCAACTTGCAGGTAAACGTAAGACAAAATTAATTGCATCATGTCTTATTTTAATGTTGAGTTCTATTCTATCTATAATACCCTTTCTCTTGATATACTGGCTCCTCCTTGAGTTCTTCAGCTCGACCCTTAATCAGGAACACATGTGGCAAATAGTTCTTATTCTACCGTTCATTTATGTTATTACATCAATTCTTCTTATTTATGCCTATGATTTATCTCACAGAGCTGCCTATGAAATTCTTTTTGATGTTAGAATTGAACTTGGAGAAAGGATGGTCCAATTACCTTTGGGGTACTTCAATGATAGGAATACAGGAGAACTGGAAACTATCATGAATGAAAATGTGGAACGCTTGGAGTTCTTCCTAGCACATCATCTTCCAGAAATAGTATCTACGGTTTTTATCACTATTTTTTTAGGAGTTCTTTTATTTATATTGGACTGGAGGATGGCATTGGCTTCTATTTCTCCTGTTCTTGTGGCTGTGGGGGTTATAGGTATTAGCAGTCGTAAATGGCCAGATATGGTGGAGAGTTTTTTGACTGCACAGTCGCAGGTTAACAGTACCATAGTGGAATATACACAGGGAATCAAGTTAATCAAGGCATTTAATCAGACAGCTAGATCTTTTCATAAATATCAGGAAAATATGGTAAAGTGGCGTGATAAGATGATTAGTTGGTCTACAGACACAGCCATTTCGTTTACTATATTTTATGCCCTTATCACATCCACTTTAGTGGTAATAGTTCCAGTTGGTTTATGGCTTTACCAGGAGAATGCAATCTCCCTGGAAATGTTTTTACTTTTCTTATTCATAGGTCCATTGTTCGGTGCATTTTTCACACGCATATATCAGTTCCTGCGATACTGGCTTGAAGAAACAGAGTGTATGAATAGAGTGAATGAATTACGCTACGCACCGGTTATCAGTGAAGGTGAAAAAGACAACATTCCTTCTAATTTTGACATTAATTTTAAAGATGTGAGTTTTTCTTATCAAGCGGATGAAGAAACTGTTTTGGATAAAATCAGTTTTCAAGTACAGAAGGGCACAACATGTGCGCTGGTGGGACCTTCAGGATCCGGTAAAACCACTATTGCTAGATTAATTCCTCGATTCTGGGATGTAAATGAAGGTGAAATTAAAATAGGGGAGTGGAATGTTAAAGATTTGCCATCGGAGAAGCTTTTATCCTATATTTCCCTTGTTTTTCAGGAGGTCTTTTTGTTCAATGATACTATCCTGGAAAATATTAAAATGGGAAATCCAAATGCAACGAAAGATGAATTAAAGGCTGCTGCAACCGCTGCTAGATGCGATGAGTTTGTGGATCAGTTGCCTGAAGGATATAATACAGTGATTGGTGAAAAAGGAGCTAGATTGAGCGGTGGAGAAAAACAACGCATATCCATTGCCCGCGCAATATTAAAAGACGCACCTATTATTATTCTTGATGAGGCTACTGCTTTTGTTGATCCTGAAAACGAAAACATCATCCAGGAAGCCATTAACCATTTAACCAGAAGTAAAACCGTCTTAGTGATTGCGCACCGCCTTTCCACCATCACCCATGTAGATCAAACCATTGTAATAGAAAACGGGAAGATTACGGAACAAGGAACCCATGAAGAACTGATGAAAAAAGAAGGACTCTATAAGAGAATGTGGAAAGCACACAACACAGCCCTAGGATGGGGAATCAGAAGGATGGAACATGTTTAG
- a CDS encoding PadR family transcriptional regulator: protein MRTDSLNSIILYHKSIYINNNMTGIWKFVSIEGKEVRLLTLFVLHSLNEKPRSGYDLLKLISERTGGGWTPSKGTLYPLLKQLDEEGLIEVSSIGKRSKIIYDVTPQGKKLLFTLRKVNKESEQKFSKFRELFMEMFGEEKTVLQDLTFKIQETVGKIPPQKEEETVRILEECISNLKKIE from the coding sequence ATGCGAACTGACAGTTTAAACAGCATAATATTATATCATAAGTCGATTTATATAAACAATAATATGACGGGAATATGGAAATTCGTATCAATTGAGGGAAAAGAGGTCCGTTTATTAACCCTGTTTGTTCTTCACTCCCTGAATGAAAAACCCAGATCAGGTTACGATCTGTTAAAGTTAATATCTGAAAGAACTGGTGGTGGTTGGACTCCCAGCAAAGGGACATTATATCCTCTTTTGAAGCAATTAGATGAAGAAGGGTTGATAGAGGTCTCATCCATTGGGAAACGGTCCAAAATCATTTATGACGTCACACCTCAGGGAAAAAAATTGTTGTTTACCCTCAGAAAGGTGAATAAAGAGTCTGAACAGAAATTTTCCAAGTTCAGAGAACTGTTCATGGAAATGTTTGGTGAAGAAAAAACAGTCCTCCAAGATCTAACTTTTAAAATACAGGAAACAGTGGGGAAAATTCCTCCACAAAAAGAGGAAGAAACTGTCAGGATCTTAGAAGAATGCATTTCGAACTTGAAGAAGATTGAATAA
- a CDS encoding radical SAM protein — protein sequence MDNHGYLKDLKNCQLCPWKCGVNRLAGESGVCRVGLPEVAYTGLTQVLKTFAVTLLGCSFRCIYCNAYRLSQYPDSGWMYRGYVQPDSLVHEVLDAFKTNFAQNMGVEKLSFTGGEPSIHTPYLEEVTAQMREQIPELEVGLATNGFCTPQTMKRLVDISSYINFEIKAFDPELHHAVTGAPVEPVLENAEFIACENPEKIRVFRTVVIPGINDSEVPKIASFLRDIDPGLPYRLVGFRPHFLLYYHPGPSKNLMQNLVEECNDLGLKNVDYSGYSPGGVLSYGSSFNTRLKNIYNILNHAGCYNHPRNCGSCPENQYCPAIVMEPWTNLPLK from the coding sequence ATGGATAATCATGGATACTTAAAGGACTTAAAAAATTGCCAGCTTTGCCCATGGAAATGTGGTGTAAACCGTCTTGCGGGTGAAAGTGGAGTATGTCGCGTTGGTCTACCAGAAGTGGCTTACACAGGACTTACGCAGGTTTTAAAGACTTTTGCAGTCACATTATTAGGTTGTTCCTTTCGATGTATTTATTGTAATGCTTATCGCTTGTCTCAGTACCCTGATTCTGGATGGATGTATAGAGGTTATGTCCAACCAGATTCTCTTGTTCATGAAGTTTTGGATGCATTTAAAACTAATTTTGCCCAGAATATGGGTGTGGAAAAGCTCAGCTTCACAGGTGGAGAACCATCTATCCATACACCCTACTTGGAGGAAGTGACTGCCCAGATGCGAGAGCAGATCCCTGAATTGGAGGTGGGACTGGCCACCAATGGATTCTGCACTCCCCAGACCATGAAAAGACTGGTAGATATTTCTTCGTATATAAATTTTGAAATCAAAGCATTTGATCCAGAGTTACATCATGCAGTGACCGGTGCTCCAGTTGAACCCGTACTGGAAAATGCCGAATTCATTGCCTGTGAAAACCCTGAAAAAATCAGAGTATTTCGCACGGTTGTCATCCCGGGTATAAATGATTCAGAGGTTCCTAAAATAGCTAGTTTTCTCCGGGATATTGATCCTGGTTTACCGTACCGTTTAGTGGGATTTAGACCCCACTTTTTACTTTACTATCATCCCGGTCCATCTAAAAATCTTATGCAAAATCTGGTGGAAGAATGTAATGATTTGGGTCTTAAAAATGTGGATTACTCTGGTTACAGTCCGGGTGGAGTTTTAAGTTATGGATCTTCTTTTAACACCAGGTTGAAAAATATATATAATATCCTTAATCATGCTGGATGTTACAACCACCCCCGCAACTGCGGTTCATGTCCAGAAAACCAGTACTGTCCAGCCATTGTAATGGAACCCTGGACTAACTTGCCTCTAAAATAA